In Lactiplantibacillus pentosus, the sequence AGCAATTAAAAACCGAATTGGCTAAGTTACACGTACACGGTTATGAATTGACCCGCCACCGGGAAGCTCAGAGTAGTATCTATGGCACGAGTTTTGACGTTCAGGTCGCTGGTGGCAAGGACCATGGCTTTGTGGAACAACATCATGAACATGGACATCATCATGAACATGAGCATGAATGTGAACATAAACGTGAATGTGACCATGACCATAAACATGACCATGATCATGTGCATGAATATGAGCATACACACGAGCATGACCATGCGGCCGGGCATCATCACGATCACGAAGCGCGCCATTTAGCAGATATTGAACAGCTAATCGATACGAGTGATTTATCAGATACCGTGAAACACCACGCGAAAGCGATCTTTATGGAAATCGCGCAAGCAGAGGCGGCGGTTCATCACATGCCACTAGCTGAGGTGCATTTTCATGAAGTGGGCGCACTGGATTCAATCGTCGACATTGTCGGTTGCTGCGTCGGGTTGGAATTGATGCAGATCGATACGATTCTGTCGTCACCCTTAAGTGATGGCAGCGGCTTTATCAACGTGGCTCACGGACAGATGCCAGTTCCCGTTCCGGCGGTGATGCAGATGCGAGTCGGAAGCGCGATTCCGATTCAGCAACGGTTAGATGTGCATACAGAATTGATCACGCCGACTGGGATGGGCATTGTGAAGACGTTAGTACAAGACTTCGGGCCGTTGCCAGAACGTGCCGTTGCCACGAAGGTCGGTTATGGGTTTGGCAAACGAGATACGGGTGGCTTTAACGCGTTGCGAGCGGTCTTATTCGAAAAAAAAAACTAAGTCAGCAAGTCGTTGAACAGACGGCCGATGCGGTCTTGATGATTGAGGCCAATCTGGATGACCAGACGGGTGAGGGACTGGGTTACGTGATGAACCAGTTATTAACGGCGGGCGCATACGATGTGTTTTTTACCCCGATTCAGATGAAAAAAGATCGGCCAGCGATTAAGTTAACGGTATTGGGAAACGTTGACGATCAAGACTTACTGACCAAGTTAATTTTACAGGAGGCCACGACGATTGGCGTGCGTTACCAAACGTGGCAGCGCGCCATTATGCAACGGCACTTTTTGACCGTCGCAACGCCGTACGGGGCCGTTCGCGTTAAAGTGGCGACCTATCAAGATATTAAGAAGACAATGCCGGAATATGCGGATTGCGCACAGCTGGCGCAACAGTTGCATATTCCGTTTAGGACGGTCTACCAGGCAGCATTGGTTGCTGTAGACCAAATTGAAGAGGAGGCGTAATTTTTTGGGACATCAGCTAATTGCCGAGTTTATGGGCACGGCCCTCATGATTATTTTTGGGGTGGGCGTTCATTGTAGTTCCGTGTTGAAAGGCACTAAGTACCGGGGTTCCGGTCATATTTTTGCGATTACGACGTGGGGGTTTGGAATCAGCATCGCGCTGTTCATTTTTGGCAACGTTTGTATCAACCCGGCCATGGTGCTCGCACAGTGTTTACTAGGAAACCTGTCCTGGTCAGCGTTCATTCCGTATTCGATTGCCGAAGTATTGGGTGGTGTTGTCGGGTCAGTGATTGTTTGGATCATGTATGCCGACCATTTCAAAGCATCGACGGATGAAATCTCGCCAATCACGATTCGAAATTTATTCTGTACCGCGCCAGCCGTTCGGAACTTACCACGGAATTTCTTTGTGGAATTATTCGATACCTTTATTTTCATTTCTGGAATTTTAGCGATCTCTGAAATCAAAACGCCGGGGATCGTGCCAATTGGCGTTGGCCTGCTCGTTTGGGCGATTGGGATGGGACTAGGTGGCCCAACTGGTTTCGCGATGAACTTAGCGCGTGACATGGGGCCCCGGATTGCTCACGCGATTTTACCGATTGCGAACAAAGCGGATAGTGACTGGCAATATGGCATCATCGTTCCCGGCATCGCGCCATTTGTCGGTGCTGCCTGTGCCGCTTGGTTCATGCATGGCTTTTTTGGGATTAATTAAATTAAGAGAGAAGAATGGAATTTATGACAACTTTAGCAACGAAGAAAGCAACTTTAATCGCCGCCTTAAAAGATTTAAAACGGGTCACGGTGGCCTTTTCCGGCGGTATCGACAGTACCCTAGTTTTAAAAATGGCCTTGGATGTGTTGGGCCGTGATAACGTGACGGCAGTTGTCGCCAATTCAGAATTATTCACGGATGAAGAGTTCGACAAAGCCATCAGCTTAGCCGAAGAATTAGGCGCCGACGTACAAGGGACGACGCTCGATTATTTGAGTGACGACCACATCAAACACAATACGCCTGACAGTTGGTACTATGCTAAAAAACTATTCTACGACCGGTTGAACGCCATTGCTGAAAACAATGGGAGTGCCGCCGTTTTGGATGGCATGATCAAAAATGACGAAAATGATTATCGGCCAGGATTGAAGGCACGGACGGAAGCGGGCGCTCGGAGCTTGTTACAAGAAGCCGACTTCTTCAAGACGGATGTGCGGGCTTTGGCACAAGAACTCGGTTTAACGAACTGGAACAAAGTGGCCTCATGCTCCGTATCTTCACGTTTCCCATATGGCACGACGTTGACGCATGACAACATTGCCCAAGTGATGGCCGCAGAAAAGTACTTGCGCGACTTAGGCTTCCCCACGGTGCGGGTCCGGTTCCACGATGACATTGCGCGGATCGAATTACCAGAAGCACGCATCGGTGACTTCTTAGTCTTCAACGACCGCGTCAACCGTCAATTACAATCGTTAGGCTTCCGATACGTGACCCTCGACTTGGGCGGCTTCCGTAGTGGTCGCATGAACGACACTTTGACGAAGGCCCAATTGGCAACCTTTGCTTAATAACTGATTCGGTCCACCATGGATGAGGAGGTGGCGGCAAACGGGTCTGCTCGTCCATGGCGCCAATGACGATGATACCAGCCGAATTTCTACCAATAATGGTCATTGGCTAACACCCCAAAAATGCACTTCAAGGCCGCCCTTGAAGTGCATTTTTCTTTTGATTCGATTTCATTTATGGAAATCACTGCTCAACAATGGTTAAAACGAGACCTGATTCGCGATATTAAAATTCGTTCTGGTAGAAAGTTGTTGAGATAACTGAATCGTGAAGACCTAACGTGGCGTCTCTTAGTCAAACGTCACCACGAGTTTACCGGCCACTTGGGCTGCTTGGAGTTGCTGCAAGCCATCAACAAGTTGGTCGCGCTTCAAGACTTCGCTGATCAAGGGGTCGACTTTGCCGGCTTCAATCAGAGCTAACAGGGCGGCAGCCATTTGACCGAGATCCGCGACTTGGGTGGGATTGCCGCTGCGATGGGCGCCACCTAAATCGAGCTTGCTAACGCTGACGACTTGGTTCTTTGGGAAAGTCTGAGGCGTCTCGAGGACACAGACCAGCTGTCCGTTGTAGGCCAAACGAGGCAAGTCAGCTTCAGGATTACCAATCGTGTTGACAATCAAGTCGACACCCCGTTGCTGAGTCAATGCTTGAATCTTAGCCGTCACATCTTCATTGCGGTAATCGATTTGCACATCGGGATGAAGGGCGGCGACAAAGGCTTGTTTGCGTTGTGAGACCGTCGTATAGACCGTTTTGCCCGCAGCTTTCGCCAACTGGATGGCCATACTGCCGACACCACCGGCACCCGCGTGAATGAGGACGGTGTGCACCGCATTCAGGTTGGCCTTGCGTAACAAAGCCTGGTAGGCGGTCAAACCAGCGCAGAGACTGGCCGCGGCAGTTTCGAAGCTGAGGGTCGTTGGAATTTTTGCGAGGGCGGCAGCGGGCAAGCAGGTATATTCCGCAAACGTCCCATCTTTGGCCAGATTCGCGTGACCGCAGACCCGTTGACCAGGGGCAAAGTCAGTGACTTTAGCGCCGACCGCTTCAACGATTCCGGCCACGTCCAGGCCTAAAATGTGGGGGTATTTCCAGGCGTCATGGCCACCTAGGACTAATTTGTAATCAACAGGATTGAGACCGACTGCTTGCGTTTTAATCAAAACTTCGTCGGCTCCCAGCTCAGGCATGGGCCGTTCTTGCCATTCAAGCTGTTCTAAGGAACGATCTGATGGCGCGGGGACAACTAGTGCTTGCATCGACAATCACTCTTTTCTTTAAGGTTTAGTTGTCTTTATTATAACCATTACGTCAATGAAGATTAAACGATAATACGTTGCGTTCGCTCGAATAATGGGCTGACACAAAGATTGACGTTACCGGTTACAATCGGTAAACTAGAGGGTAACAATTGAATTCTCAAAACACTAGGGGTGTCCAAAAATGGGCTGAGATGGTGCTGTAAGTGCCGATCCCTTCGAACCTGTAAGCTCAAACTTGCGTAGGAAAGTGTCATTGCTACTATTAGCGACCACTGGATCGATGTAAGTTGATCAGTGGTCGTTTTTTATTAGCCGTGACCAGGACTAAGGAGGAGACTTGAAATGACGTTACAATTATTGAACACGTTGCGCGACCAAAATCCAATCGTTTTTAACATTGCCAACTTTGTCACGGTCCAAGATGTTGCCAATGGGTTGAATGCGCTGGGCGCATCGCCCATTATGTCAGCAGAAGTACAGGAAGCGGAGTCAATGGTCCAAATTGCGGGGGCAGTTTGCATTAACATGGGGACGTTGACGACGCAACAGGTCAATCAAATGGCCGTTGTTGGAAAGTTGGCTAATCAGTATCATAAGCCAGTTGTGCTGGACCCGGTTGCGGTGGGGGCGGTGCCTTATCGTAAACAAGTCGCTTTGGACTTATTAGCCAAGTTTTCGGTCGATGTGATTCGGGGAAATGCGGGCGAAATTGCCGCGCTAGCTGACATTGACTGGCAGGCGAAGGGCATTGATGCCGGTGCGGGCCAGGGTGACGTGGTCGAAATTGCCAAACGGTGTGCGCAGCAATTTAACTGTTGCGTGATTTTGTCGGGCCCCACGGATGTTATTACGGACGGCAAACGGGTTGCTAAAGTTGCCAATGGGACGCCACTCTTCCAGCTACACGTCGGGTCGGGGGACTTATTATCCAGCATCGTTGCTGCGTTTGCCGCGGTCAGTCCAACAGCTATTTATGACGCGGCTCAAGTGGCCTGTGTCGTCTTGGCGGGTGCCGGCGAACTGGTCGCGAGTCAGATGACGGCTGCGCGGCCGGCGACGTTTGCCATCGATTTGATCGACCGGCTGAGCCTCGTCTCAGTGCAAGAGATTCAAGCAATTGCAAAATTAAATAAGTGAAGGGTCGCGAGAGTTTTATGAATGAATTTCCACAAGTTGCAACGATTGCCGGGACGGATAGCGGCGGTGGCGCCGGTGTCATGGCTGATCTGAAAACGATGCAAGCCCGGCACGTCTTTGGGACCGCAGTCGTCGTTGCCGTGACGGCGCAAAATACGTTGGGCGTGCAAGATTTTATGGCGATGCCAACTAAATTGATCGATGAACAGTTTGCCTCATTGGCGGCGGATTTGAAGATTCGCGCTTGTAAGACTGGGATGTTGGCGGACGCTGAGCACGTCCATGCCGTTGTTGAAAATTTAAAACGAGTCGATTTTGGGCCACTGACGGTCGATCCAGTGATGATTGCCAAAGGTGGCGCCGCACTGCTGGCTGAAGATGCTATTCAGACGGTTCGCGATGAGTTGCTCCCATTAGCAACGGTGGTGACGCCCAACTTACCAGAAGCTGAACGGTTGACGGGACACCACATCACCAGTAATCAAGACATGGTCGCAGCCGGGCACGCACTACAGGATTTAGGTGCGGCGACGGTCATTATTAAGGGCGGCCACGGCGACAATCCGGATTTGGCGAATGACTTCGTGTTATTGGCGGACGGCACTGCCTTTTGGATGTCGGCACCTCGAATCGAAACGGTGCGGACGCATGGCACTGGCGATACGTTGTCGGCTTGCATCACCGCAGAACTCGCGAAGGGTCAGTCCATGGCAGCTGCCATTCAGACAGCGAAAGCTTACGTGGCGGGAACGATTCAAGACGGTATCCAAGTTGGGCATGGTCACGGTCCCTTAAATCATTGGGCAGCGCTCAGTGAGGAGGTGACCATCCATGACGCTTGAGTTTGAACCAGCCCAACTACGCGCCTACTTTGTTTGTGGCACCCAAGATGTGGTGGGTCGCGATTTAGAAACGGTCGTCCAAACGGCGCTCGACGCAGGTATTACGGCATTTCAATATCGTGATAAGGGCGCTAGTCAGTTGACGGCCGCCCAACGGTTGACGCTTGGTGAGCGGTTACGCCAGCGCTGTGCGGACGCGCACGTTCCGTTTATTGTGGATGATGATGTGGAACTGGCCTTAGGATTGCAGGCGGATGGCATTCACGTTGGTCAAAGCGATGACCGCGTGACACAAGTGATTGAACGGGTCGCAGGACAATTATTTGTGGGACTATCTTGTTCGACATTAGCAGAAATTAAAGTGGCTAATCAGATTGATGGCATTGCTTATATCGGCAGTGGGCCAATTTTCCCGACCAATTCGAAAGATGACGCGGATCCGGTCGTTGGGTTAGCTGGCTTACGCGAATTAGTGGCAGCGTCACAACGGCCAATTGTCGCAATTGGTGGGATTACGGTCGACCAGCTGCCGGCGATTGCGGCGACGGGAGCTGCGGGTGCAGCGGTGATTTCAATGCTAGCGCAGAGTCCTGATATGGCTGCGACGGTTAAGGCAATGCTAACGGCAAGTGAGGCGCAACTATGAAGACAGGGCGCTTGTTTCGTAGTCAATTCTTGCTCTGGCTCGGGGCGGCCATCTCAATTGCCGAAATCCTG encodes:
- the thiE gene encoding thiamine phosphate synthase encodes the protein MTLEFEPAQLRAYFVCGTQDVVGRDLETVVQTALDAGITAFQYRDKGASQLTAAQRLTLGERLRQRCADAHVPFIVDDDVELALGLQADGIHVGQSDDRVTQVIERVAGQLFVGLSCSTLAEIKVANQIDGIAYIGSGPIFPTNSKDDADPVVGLAGLRELVAASQRPIVAIGGITVDQLPAIAATGAAGAAVISMLAQSPDMAATVKAMLTASEAQL
- the thiM gene encoding hydroxyethylthiazole kinase, whose translation is MTLQLLNTLRDQNPIVFNIANFVTVQDVANGLNALGASPIMSAEVQEAESMVQIAGAVCINMGTLTTQQVNQMAVVGKLANQYHKPVVLDPVAVGAVPYRKQVALDLLAKFSVDVIRGNAGEIAALADIDWQAKGIDAGAGQGDVVEIAKRCAQQFNCCVILSGPTDVITDGKRVAKVANGTPLFQLHVGSGDLLSSIVAAFAAVSPTAIYDAAQVACVVLAGAGELVASQMTAARPATFAIDLIDRLSLVSVQEIQAIAKLNK
- the larD gene encoding D/L-lactic acid transporter LarD, translating into MGHQLIAEFMGTALMIIFGVGVHCSSVLKGTKYRGSGHIFAITTWGFGISIALFIFGNVCINPAMVLAQCLLGNLSWSAFIPYSIAEVLGGVVGSVIVWIMYADHFKASTDEISPITIRNLFCTAPAVRNLPRNFFVELFDTFIFISGILAISEIKTPGIVPIGVGLLVWAIGMGLGGPTGFAMNLARDMGPRIAHAILPIANKADSDWQYGIIVPGIAPFVGAACAAWFMHGFFGIN
- the larC gene encoding nickel pincer cofactor biosynthesis protein LarC; protein product: MQTLYLDAFSGISGDMFLGALLDLGLDFEQLKTELAKLHVHGYELTRHREAQSSIYGTSFDVQVAGGKDHGFVEQHHEHGHHHEHEHECEHKRECDHDHKHDHDHVHEYEHTHEHDHAAGHHHDHEARHLADIEQLIDTSDLSDTVKHHAKAIFMEIAQAEAAVHHMPLAEVHFHEVGALDSIVDIVGCCVGLELMQIDTILSSPLSDGSGFINVAHGQMPVPVPAVMQMRVGSAIPIQQRLDVHTELITPTGMGIVKTLVQDFGPLPERAVATKVGYGFGKRDTGGFNALRAVLFEKKN
- the larC2 gene encoding nickel pincer cofactor biosynthesis protein LarC2; this encodes MIEANLDDQTGEGLGYVMNQLLTAGAYDVFFTPIQMKKDRPAIKLTVLGNVDDQDLLTKLILQEATTIGVRYQTWQRAIMQRHFLTVATPYGAVRVKVATYQDIKKTMPEYADCAQLAQQLHIPFRTVYQAALVAVDQIEEEA
- a CDS encoding zinc-binding dehydrogenase; translated protein: MQALVVPAPSDRSLEQLEWQERPMPELGADEVLIKTQAVGLNPVDYKLVLGGHDAWKYPHILGLDVAGIVEAVGAKVTDFAPGQRVCGHANLAKDGTFAEYTCLPAAALAKIPTTLSFETAAASLCAGLTAYQALLRKANLNAVHTVLIHAGAGGVGSMAIQLAKAAGKTVYTTVSQRKQAFVAALHPDVQIDYRNEDVTAKIQALTQQRGVDLIVNTIGNPEADLPRLAYNGQLVCVLETPQTFPKNQVVSVSKLDLGGAHRSGNPTQVADLGQMAAALLALIEAGKVDPLISEVLKRDQLVDGLQQLQAAQVAGKLVVTFD
- the thiD gene encoding bifunctional hydroxymethylpyrimidine kinase/phosphomethylpyrimidine kinase, with product MNEFPQVATIAGTDSGGGAGVMADLKTMQARHVFGTAVVVAVTAQNTLGVQDFMAMPTKLIDEQFASLAADLKIRACKTGMLADAEHVHAVVENLKRVDFGPLTVDPVMIAKGGAALLAEDAIQTVRDELLPLATVVTPNLPEAERLTGHHITSNQDMVAAGHALQDLGAATVIIKGGHGDNPDLANDFVLLADGTAFWMSAPRIETVRTHGTGDTLSACITAELAKGQSMAAAIQTAKAYVAGTIQDGIQVGHGHGPLNHWAALSEEVTIHDA
- the larE gene encoding ATP-dependent sacrificial sulfur transferase LarE — encoded protein: MTTLATKKATLIAALKDLKRVTVAFSGGIDSTLVLKMALDVLGRDNVTAVVANSELFTDEEFDKAISLAEELGADVQGTTLDYLSDDHIKHNTPDSWYYAKKLFYDRLNAIAENNGSAAVLDGMIKNDENDYRPGLKARTEAGARSLLQEADFFKTDVRALAQELGLTNWNKVASCSVSSRFPYGTTLTHDNIAQVMAAEKYLRDLGFPTVRVRFHDDIARIELPEARIGDFLVFNDRVNRQLQSLGFRYVTLDLGGFRSGRMNDTLTKAQLATFA